In Thermus islandicus DSM 21543, a genomic segment contains:
- a CDS encoding FKBP-type peptidyl-prolyl cis-trans isomerase: protein MKVEQDKVVTIRYTLQVEGQVLDQGELSYLHGHGNLIRGLEEELEGREEGERFQAHVPAEKAYGPHDPEGVQVVPLSAFPEDAEVAPGAQFYAQDMEGNPMPLTVVEVQGEEVTVDFNHPLAGKDLDFEVEVVRVRQASQEEILHGHAHEGDPTH from the coding sequence ATGAAGGTAGAACAGGACAAGGTAGTGACCATCCGCTACACCCTCCAGGTGGAGGGGCAGGTCTTGGACCAGGGGGAGCTTTCCTACCTGCACGGGCACGGGAACCTCATCCGGGGCCTCGAGGAGGAGCTGGAGGGCCGCGAGGAGGGGGAGCGCTTCCAGGCCCACGTCCCGGCGGAAAAGGCCTACGGCCCCCACGATCCCGAGGGGGTCCAGGTGGTGCCCCTCTCCGCCTTCCCCGAGGACGCCGAGGTGGCTCCTGGGGCCCAGTTCTACGCCCAGGACATGGAGGGGAACCCCATGCCCCTCACCGTGGTGGAGGTCCAGGGGGAGGAGGTCACCGTGGACTTCAACCACCCTCTGGCGGGTAAGGATCTGGACTTTGAGGTAGAGGTGGTGCGGGTGCGCCAGGCCAGCCAGGAGGAGATCCTCCACGGCCACGCGCACGAGGGCGACCCGACCCACTAG